The following proteins are co-located in the Apium graveolens cultivar Ventura chromosome 5, ASM990537v1, whole genome shotgun sequence genome:
- the LOC141660541 gene encoding uncharacterized protein LOC141660541 — protein MSIVLRFVEKYGCVRERFFGLVHVKDTATTTLKEAIFDVLSRQNLNVQNIRGQGYDGARNMRGEWNGLQALILRDYPYAYYVHCMAHRLQLALVAAAKEVIHVHHFFTKLNNIINIVGSSCKRNDQLKAAHASNIAYFLTNDEIESAKGKNQIGSLQRVGDTRWSSYLKSVTSLLKMFSATCEVLLNIIEDGVIPTQRADADADAAYEALTSVSVYSNFAYYEENSGDYGFALSSSTK, from the coding sequence ATGTCTATTGTGTTACGATTTGTTGAGAAATATGGCTGTGTGCGAGAAAGATTTTTTGGTCTGGTCCATGTTAAAGACACTGCAACAACTACATTGAAGGAAGCAATTTTTGATGTTTTATCTCGTCAAAATCTTAATGTCCAAAATATAAGGGGCCAAGGTTATGACGGTGCAAGAAATATGCGAGGTGAATGGAATGGTTTACAGGCTTTAATATTGAGAGATTATCCGTACGCATATTATGTTCATTGTATGGCTCATCGCCTACAATTGGCATTAGTTGCTGCTGCAAAAGAAGTCATCCATGTGCATCATTTTTTTACTAAGTTGAATAATATAATCAATATTGTTGGATCCTCGTGTAAGCGTAATGATCAACTGAAAGCTGCCCATGCTTCCAATATTGCTTACTTTCTTACAAATGACGAGATTGAGAGTGCTAAAGGAAAAAATCAGATTGGGTCTTTACAAAGGGTTGGAGATACTCGTTGGAGTTCCTACTTAAAATCAGTTACCAGCTTGTTAAAAATGTTTAGTGCCACTTGTGAAGTCTTGCTTAATATTATTGAAGATGGAGTTATACCAACTCAACGTGCAGATGCAGATGCAGATGCGGCGTACGAGGCACTAACTTCAGTTTCAGTTTATTCTAATTTTGCATATTATGAGGAAAATTCTGGAGATTACGGATTTGCTTTGTCAAGCTCTACAAAATAA
- the LOC141660540 gene encoding uncharacterized protein LOC141660540: MQESIRIDDILKLAQKFYPQDFSEFDMAQLRMQFEHFDHARQHQIFGTLSTISDLSQWLKKMRKANIYLLVYRLIALILTLPVSTSTTERSFSAGSFVKNKLRNKMHDEYLTNFLILFLEKEIARTITIDSIIDEFRDLK, translated from the coding sequence ATGCAAGAATCAATTAGGATTGATGATATCCTAAAGTTAGCTCAGAAATTTTACCCACAAGATTTTTCTGAATTTGACATGGCTCAATTAAGGATGCAATTCGAGCATTTTGATCATGCACGACAACATCAAATATTTGGAACTTTGTCAACAATTTCAGATTTGTCTCAATGGCTAAAGAAGATGAGAAAAGCAAACATATATCTGCTTGTGTATAGGCTAATTGCTCTTATTCTAACACTTCCTGTTTCTACATCTACAACGGAGCGATCTTTCTCAGCCGGGAGCTTCGTTAAAAACAAGCTTCGCAACAAAATGCATGATGAATATCTCACAAATTTTCTAATATTGTTTCTTGAAAAAGAAATTGCTCGTACTATCACCATAGATTCGATTATAGATGAGTTTCGTGACTTGAAATAG